One genomic region from Flagellimonas oceani encodes:
- a CDS encoding M24 family metallopeptidase has translation MQKTIKLVLLLLPFIAISQQILPEVERARVVDEILEERFNNLLPKLMDETGLDMWVLISREYNEDPVLKTMLPATWLNARRRTIILFYRNKEKNTIEKLAVARYDIGKSIKSAWDKDKEPDQWKRLMQLISERNPKKIGLNFSKDHNIADGLDKTDYDEFMANLPKKHHSKVVSAEQLAVRWIETRTPREMTIFNQLVDITHDIIAEAFSEKVITPGVTTTTEVEWWMRQKVTDLGLETWFHPTVDVQRTSEELVGHLYSFSGRPDDEVIQRGDLLHCDFGITYLRLNTDCQELAYVLKPEETEAPSFLVNALYDGNRVQDFLTDNMVKGRVGNDILAKALQDAKDAGLRPSIYTHPLGSYGHSAGTTIGMWDAQGGVMKDDGENYPLNPNTVYAIELNTTVNIPEWNRDIRIMLEEAGFFGEDGFRYVNGRQTEFLLIPRPKPQLGN, from the coding sequence ATGCAAAAGACCATCAAATTAGTACTTTTACTTTTACCATTTATTGCAATATCCCAACAAATCCTTCCCGAGGTGGAACGCGCTAGGGTAGTGGATGAAATCCTTGAAGAGCGATTCAATAACCTTCTGCCAAAGTTAATGGACGAAACCGGCTTGGATATGTGGGTATTGATTTCCCGAGAGTACAACGAGGACCCGGTACTCAAGACCATGCTTCCCGCCACATGGTTGAACGCCAGGCGAAGGACCATCATTCTATTTTACAGGAACAAAGAAAAAAACACCATAGAAAAATTGGCCGTGGCCCGCTACGATATAGGAAAGAGCATTAAATCTGCCTGGGACAAGGATAAAGAGCCCGACCAGTGGAAGCGTTTAATGCAGCTGATTTCGGAGCGAAACCCGAAGAAAATCGGTCTCAACTTCTCCAAAGACCACAATATTGCCGACGGACTGGACAAAACGGATTACGACGAGTTTATGGCCAATTTACCAAAGAAGCATCATTCCAAAGTGGTTTCGGCAGAACAATTGGCAGTACGTTGGATAGAGACCAGAACCCCACGGGAAATGACGATTTTTAATCAGTTGGTGGACATAACCCACGATATTATTGCAGAGGCTTTTTCCGAAAAAGTGATTACCCCAGGTGTTACCACGACCACCGAAGTAGAGTGGTGGATGCGCCAAAAAGTGACCGATTTGGGATTGGAAACTTGGTTTCATCCCACTGTTGATGTGCAAAGAACCAGTGAAGAGCTGGTAGGCCACTTGTATTCATTTTCCGGTAGACCGGACGATGAAGTGATCCAAAGGGGTGACTTGTTGCACTGCGATTTTGGAATCACCTATTTACGGTTGAACACCGATTGCCAAGAGTTGGCTTATGTGCTAAAGCCCGAGGAGACCGAAGCACCATCTTTTTTGGTAAATGCATTGTATGATGGCAACCGGGTACAGGATTTTTTGACCGACAATATGGTTAAAGGTAGGGTAGGAAACGATATTTTGGCCAAGGCCCTGCAAGATGCAAAAGACGCTGGGCTCCGTCCTTCCATTTACACCCACCCTCTTGGGTCCTATGGGCACTCTGCGGGTACCACTATTGGTATGTGGGACGCTCAGGGCGGGGTGATGAAGGATGATGGCGAGAATTATCCGCTGAATCCCAATACGGTTTATGCCATTGAATTGAACACCACCGTAAACATACCCGAATGGAACAGGGATATCCGGATTATGTTGGAAGAGGCAGGCTTTTTTGGTGAAGACGGGTTTCGATATGTGAACGGAAGACAAACCGAATTTTTGTTGATTCCGAGACCAAAACCGCAGTTGGGCAACTAG
- a CDS encoding sensor histidine kinase — protein MGRYVRFLFTAVYFVFLFTSSAQGIGDNEQSVLKEFEDSDQPSGRFNVFFNSLDRYNVNSAYDWLDTIKIYLANAQKTNDTTAAHLYKVMQAQVYNDLGEYDKSTALAKELYDIKDSLDTESQKIVLDVLDDNYANLQLFDKQIEIRKQKRELGFTNNVSFYDIYSNLGLYRKARNQYIMEVKPTIADNETFKLAQYHSKVGNYLRLDDSAPTALSELKKANSYLGVYMNDISTQKSESDIFESEILKAEIEGNIAKCHVMLGEFEEAIPLLESSIEILKKSPDNNDQSEVVENTMFLAEANLQLERFTEAKKHLDTEFDNINVLQIIKRNSLLAAFYDKVENYKNASIYYKRNERIKDSLAKKQSALIKQQLVTIVANEDLENSQRLIDEQKRINELARSEMKAKDERINLVFISLIFTLLGFAGLVYAYLKSIKNQRLIAEQKHIIETSLVEKDSLLKEIHHRVKNNLQMVSSLLSLQTKNTRSKAAIVALEEGKSRVKAMALIHQKLYQNDDLSVIEMQGYIESLINSVQSVYKKGGHNISITIDAEGTELDIDRAIPFGLILNELVSNSFKYAFPENDDNGKIYIHLRKNGDQGYFEYTDNGVGLPEDTDERSNSSMGIRLINRLVNQLQSKLNIDKQVEGVRFWFNFS, from the coding sequence ATGGGACGTTACGTAAGATTTTTATTTACCGCGGTATATTTTGTTTTTCTTTTTACTTCATCAGCGCAGGGTATTGGCGATAATGAACAAAGTGTACTAAAAGAGTTCGAGGACAGTGATCAACCTTCGGGACGTTTCAATGTCTTTTTCAATTCATTGGACCGCTACAATGTAAACTCGGCATACGATTGGCTGGACACCATCAAAATTTATCTGGCAAATGCCCAAAAAACAAACGATACCACGGCAGCCCACCTATACAAGGTAATGCAGGCCCAAGTTTACAATGATCTTGGGGAATACGATAAAAGCACCGCTCTTGCCAAGGAGCTTTATGATATCAAGGATTCGCTGGATACCGAATCACAAAAAATAGTTCTGGATGTTTTGGATGATAACTACGCCAACCTCCAGTTATTCGATAAACAGATTGAAATACGAAAGCAAAAGCGAGAACTCGGATTCACCAACAACGTTTCTTTTTACGATATCTACAGCAATCTTGGTCTATACAGAAAGGCCAGGAACCAGTACATAATGGAGGTGAAGCCCACCATCGCGGATAACGAGACCTTTAAGCTGGCCCAGTACCACAGCAAGGTCGGCAATTATTTACGACTGGACGACTCGGCACCGACAGCCCTGAGCGAATTAAAAAAGGCCAACTCCTACCTAGGAGTCTACATGAACGATATTTCCACCCAAAAAAGTGAATCGGACATATTCGAGAGCGAGATATTAAAAGCGGAGATAGAAGGGAACATTGCCAAATGCCATGTAATGCTCGGAGAGTTTGAAGAGGCGATACCACTATTGGAAAGCAGCATAGAAATCCTAAAAAAGTCACCGGACAACAACGACCAAAGTGAGGTTGTGGAAAATACAATGTTCTTGGCAGAGGCCAATTTGCAATTGGAGCGCTTTACCGAAGCCAAGAAGCATTTGGATACCGAATTCGACAATATTAACGTATTACAGATCATAAAAAGGAACAGTCTGTTGGCGGCTTTTTATGATAAGGTGGAAAATTACAAGAACGCTTCCATCTACTATAAACGTAACGAGAGGATCAAAGATTCTTTGGCCAAAAAACAGTCGGCATTGATCAAGCAACAGTTGGTTACCATTGTGGCCAACGAAGATCTGGAGAACTCCCAGCGCTTGATAGACGAGCAAAAGCGTATCAACGAGCTGGCCCGTAGCGAGATGAAAGCCAAGGATGAGCGTATCAACCTGGTGTTTATTTCCTTGATTTTCACTTTACTCGGGTTTGCAGGATTGGTCTATGCCTACCTTAAGAGTATAAAAAACCAACGCTTGATCGCGGAACAAAAACATATCATCGAGACCTCGCTCGTTGAGAAGGATTCATTGTTGAAAGAAATTCATCATAGGGTAAAGAACAACCTGCAAATGGTAAGTAGCCTGTTGAGTCTGCAAACCAAAAACACCCGAAGCAAAGCCGCAATCGTTGCACTTGAAGAAGGGAAGAGCAGGGTAAAGGCGATGGCGTTGATTCATCAAAAATTGTATCAAAACGATGACCTCTCCGTGATAGAAATGCAAGGTTACATCGAAAGTTTGATCAATAGCGTACAATCCGTCTATAAAAAAGGCGGCCACAATATCAGTATAACCATTGATGCCGAGGGAACCGAGCTGGATATTGACCGTGCCATTCCGTTTGGATTGATCTTGAACGAACTCGTTTCCAACTCCTTTAAATATGCCTTCCCGGAAAATGATGACAACGGGAAGATCTATATTCATTTGCGCAAGAACGGCGATCAAGGTTATTTTGAGTACACCGATAATGGGGTCGGGCTCCCAGAGGATACCGATGAACGCTCAAACTCCTCCATGGGTATTCGCTTGATCAATCGACTGGTCAACCAACTACAATCCAAATTAAATATCGATAAGCAGGTGGAAGGTGTCCGCTTTTGGTTCAACTTTAGTTGA
- a CDS encoding o-succinylbenzoate synthase, which translates to MKASYKKYILNFKVPSGTSRGVMTQKETWYIILKDENSFGLGECGILRGLSVDDRPDYEQKLAWTCSNIHLGKEELLSELNEFPSIQFGVEQAFLSFHSKDTFELFPSNFTQKESPIPINGLIWMGDTAHMLKQLEQKLEEGFGCIKMKIGAIDFQKEVSILKSIRNNFSPEEIELRVDANGAFEPQEAMGKLEELSEFEIHSIEQPIKAGQWEKMAGLCESTPLPIALDEELIGVFDVTEKQKLLQTIQPQYIILKPSLVGGIKGSNEWITLAEKQQIGWWITSALESNIGLNAIAQYTYSQNTNMPQGLGTGSLFTNNINSPLEVIGGQLFYRHSNVWDTDLIQEICT; encoded by the coding sequence ATGAAAGCAAGCTATAAAAAGTATATCCTCAATTTTAAAGTTCCCAGCGGTACTTCGCGGGGGGTAATGACCCAAAAAGAAACGTGGTACATTATATTAAAGGATGAGAATTCTTTCGGTTTGGGCGAATGCGGTATTTTACGTGGTTTGAGCGTGGACGACCGACCCGATTACGAGCAAAAATTAGCTTGGACATGCAGCAATATCCATTTGGGCAAAGAAGAGCTCCTGAGCGAACTAAACGAGTTTCCATCCATCCAATTTGGAGTTGAACAGGCGTTTTTGTCGTTCCATTCCAAAGACACATTTGAGCTGTTCCCTTCGAACTTCACCCAAAAGGAATCACCCATTCCGATCAATGGCCTTATTTGGATGGGAGATACGGCCCATATGCTCAAACAATTGGAGCAAAAATTAGAGGAGGGCTTCGGATGCATCAAAATGAAAATCGGGGCCATCGATTTTCAAAAGGAAGTATCCATTCTTAAATCCATTCGCAATAACTTTTCACCGGAAGAAATCGAGCTTCGTGTGGATGCCAATGGGGCCTTTGAACCTCAAGAAGCCATGGGAAAGCTAGAGGAATTATCGGAATTTGAAATACATTCCATTGAACAGCCCATAAAAGCGGGGCAATGGGAAAAAATGGCAGGCCTTTGCGAAAGTACACCGCTTCCGATTGCGTTGGACGAGGAATTAATCGGCGTTTTTGATGTAACGGAAAAGCAGAAACTGCTACAAACCATACAACCACAATACATAATCTTAAAACCGAGTTTGGTGGGCGGAATCAAAGGCAGCAACGAATGGATTACTTTGGCTGAAAAACAACAAATAGGTTGGTGGATCACCAGTGCACTGGAAAGCAATATAGGCTTAAATGCCATAGCGCAGTACACCTATTCCCAGAACACGAACATGCCACAAGGCCTGGGAACCGGAAGTTTGTTCACCAATAATATAAATAGCCCTTTGGAAGTTATAGGGGGCCAACTTTTTTACAGACATTCCAATGTCTGGGATACGGATTTAATACAAGAAATATGTACATAG
- a CDS encoding acyl-CoA carboxylase subunit beta has product MDINFNKNEDHNKLKLSDLKRKLAKVKLGGGKNRIEKHHAKGKMTARERIDYLLDADSESIEIGAFAGEDMYEEHGGCPSGGVVVKVGYVQGKQCVVVANDATVKAGAWFPITGKKNLRAQEISIENKLPIIYLVDSAGVYLPMQDEIFPDKEHFGRIFRNNAVMSSMGITQIAAVMGSCVAGGAYLPIMSDEALIVDKTGSIFLAGSYLVKAAIGESIDNETLGGATTHSEISGVTDYKAKDDKDALDKIKNIVDKIGDFDKAGFNRVESKEPTENPDDIFGILPASRSDQYDMLEIIKRLVDDSEFEQYKEGYGQTILTGYARIDGWAVGIVANQRKVVKTKKGEMQFGGVIYSDSADKATRFIANCNQKKIPLVFLQDVTGFMVGSKSEHGGIIKDGAKMVNAVSNSVVPKFTIVIGNSYGAGNYAMCGKAYDPRLIVAWPSAELAVMSGNSAAKVLLQIEKASLEKSGKPVDAEKEKQLFDEIKQRYDDQISPYYAAARLWTDAIINPLDTRKWISMGIEAANHAPIEKKFNMGVLQV; this is encoded by the coding sequence ATGGACATAAACTTCAACAAGAACGAAGACCATAACAAGTTAAAACTCTCTGACCTAAAACGGAAATTGGCCAAAGTGAAGCTTGGTGGCGGCAAAAACCGTATCGAGAAGCACCATGCCAAAGGTAAAATGACTGCAAGGGAGCGCATTGATTATTTATTGGATGCCGACAGTGAATCCATAGAGATCGGTGCTTTTGCGGGAGAGGATATGTACGAGGAGCACGGGGGATGTCCGTCGGGCGGAGTGGTCGTGAAAGTAGGTTATGTACAAGGCAAACAGTGTGTGGTGGTGGCGAACGATGCCACGGTAAAGGCCGGTGCTTGGTTTCCTATTACCGGGAAGAAAAATCTACGGGCCCAGGAAATATCCATAGAGAACAAATTGCCCATCATCTACTTGGTGGACAGTGCAGGGGTTTATTTGCCCATGCAGGACGAAATATTTCCGGACAAGGAACACTTTGGCCGTATTTTTAGAAACAATGCCGTAATGAGCAGCATGGGCATTACCCAAATTGCCGCGGTGATGGGAAGCTGTGTTGCGGGAGGGGCCTATTTGCCCATTATGAGCGACGAAGCTTTGATCGTTGACAAAACAGGAAGCATATTTTTAGCGGGAAGTTATTTGGTGAAGGCGGCAATCGGCGAAAGCATTGACAATGAAACCTTGGGTGGTGCTACAACCCATTCTGAGATTAGCGGTGTAACCGATTACAAGGCCAAGGACGACAAAGATGCGTTGGACAAAATAAAAAACATCGTAGATAAAATCGGAGATTTTGATAAGGCCGGTTTCAATAGGGTTGAATCGAAAGAACCTACTGAAAATCCAGATGACATTTTTGGCATCTTGCCCGCTTCCCGAAGCGATCAGTACGATATGTTGGAAATCATCAAGCGTTTGGTGGACGATTCCGAGTTTGAACAGTACAAAGAGGGCTACGGACAGACCATATTAACCGGATACGCCCGTATCGATGGTTGGGCCGTGGGCATTGTGGCCAATCAACGTAAAGTGGTAAAGACCAAAAAGGGAGAAATGCAATTTGGCGGGGTCATCTATTCCGATTCCGCGGACAAGGCCACCCGATTTATCGCCAATTGCAACCAAAAGAAGATTCCGTTGGTGTTTTTGCAGGATGTTACCGGGTTTATGGTGGGCAGTAAAAGTGAGCACGGCGGCATAATTAAAGATGGCGCCAAAATGGTAAATGCGGTAAGTAATTCCGTGGTGCCAAAATTTACCATAGTAATTGGCAATAGCTACGGGGCCGGGAATTACGCCATGTGCGGTAAAGCCTATGATCCCAGATTGATCGTTGCGTGGCCAAGTGCCGAACTCGCTGTAATGAGCGGAAACTCTGCCGCAAAGGTGCTGTTACAGATTGAAAAGGCCAGTTTGGAAAAAAGTGGCAAACCTGTGGATGCCGAAAAGGAAAAGCAACTCTTTGATGAAATAAAGCAGCGGTACGATGACCAAATATCACCGTACTACGCAGCAGCTCGACTGTGGACGGATGCCATAATCAATCCGTTGGATACCCGCAAATGGATTTCCATGGGCATTGAGGCCGCCAACCATGCGCCTATTGAGAAAAAGTTTAATATGGGGGTACTTCAGGTTTAG
- a CDS encoding AMP-binding protein, with protein sequence MENPTWHNIHPDFQLNQASYTIEELGKFAESLTEKEAPFQKSIGDFLSDWISDAPTLTVRTSGSTGNPKTIVLKKQHMVNSAWATGAYFGLHPKQQALLCLPCTGIAGKMMLVRAMVLGLHLDYVEPSSTPLANNNKTYDFVAMVPLQVQNSIPQMDRVKQLIIGGAPVDSSLRSELVKLPVSAYETYGMTETITHIAVKKIDRGQANPFETLPDVSISQDDRGCLVIEAPKISDQKIITNDLVELIGQNQFNWLGRYDSIINSGGIKLVPEKIEEKLSSLIHPRFFVTGLQDDVLGKKLVLVVEGEPMNETALLQTIKSSEGISKYEVPKAIYFVKTFDETSTKKVDRKKTLEQIG encoded by the coding sequence ATGGAGAATCCGACTTGGCATAACATCCACCCCGATTTTCAATTAAACCAAGCATCCTACACAATCGAAGAACTTGGTAAATTTGCCGAATCTTTGACTGAAAAAGAAGCACCATTTCAAAAGTCCATCGGTGATTTTTTATCGGATTGGATTTCCGACGCACCAACTCTAACAGTAAGGACATCCGGTTCTACGGGCAACCCTAAAACTATAGTGCTCAAAAAACAACATATGGTCAATTCCGCATGGGCCACCGGAGCATATTTTGGATTGCACCCCAAGCAACAAGCCCTCCTATGCTTACCCTGTACGGGAATCGCAGGCAAAATGATGCTCGTCCGAGCCATGGTCCTAGGGCTACATTTAGACTATGTGGAACCCTCTTCGACACCGCTGGCCAACAACAATAAAACCTACGACTTTGTGGCCATGGTGCCCTTGCAGGTTCAAAATTCGATACCTCAAATGGATAGGGTAAAACAGTTGATCATTGGTGGGGCACCTGTGGATTCAAGTTTGCGAAGTGAACTTGTAAAACTACCCGTTTCTGCTTATGAAACTTATGGTATGACGGAGACCATTACCCATATTGCGGTAAAAAAAATAGACAGGGGGCAAGCCAATCCCTTTGAGACTTTGCCTGACGTATCCATCTCACAAGATGATAGGGGGTGCCTTGTGATCGAAGCCCCTAAAATTTCGGATCAAAAAATAATCACCAACGACTTGGTGGAATTGATCGGTCAAAATCAGTTTAATTGGTTGGGCCGTTATGATTCCATAATCAATTCGGGAGGGATAAAACTTGTTCCGGAAAAGATTGAAGAAAAACTTTCATCTCTTATCCATCCCCGTTTTTTTGTGACCGGCCTACAAGACGATGTATTGGGAAAAAAATTAGTGCTGGTGGTAGAAGGTGAACCTATGAACGAAACCGCATTGCTCCAAACCATTAAAAGTTCGGAAGGAATATCAAAATATGAGGTTCCCAAGGCGATTTACTTTGTAAAAACTTTTGATGAGACCTCTACCAAAAAGGTAGATCGCAAAAAAACCTTGGAACAAATCGGCTAA
- a CDS encoding CPBP family intramembrane glutamic endopeptidase, translating into MYIEQAYKGFTERWRYLVGFLIVFVGWQIVGGIPLLAAMLMKSDFLSSGVMDYGAIANTLGLNLFFFLVMLTFLAAMVSLWVVVKFIHRLSFKNFTTSRKKVDWKRIIFSFVLWGAISSGFVFLDIYLSPENYEFTFDAVPFFILLLLSIIFVPIQTSFEEYFTRGYLMQSIGIAAKNRWLPFLVSSSLFGLLHIFNPEVEKLGYGVLVFYIGTGFFLGILTLMDEGLELPLGFHAANNFFTALLVTADWMAFNTNSMYRDVSEPVLGWDILVPVFIIYPILLIIFAKIYGWNNWKEKLFGRVLSKEEFVALTDGESDLA; encoded by the coding sequence ATGTACATAGAACAAGCGTATAAGGGTTTTACAGAGCGATGGAGGTATTTGGTCGGGTTTTTGATCGTATTTGTGGGATGGCAGATTGTTGGGGGGATTCCCCTGCTGGCCGCCATGCTGATGAAGTCGGATTTTTTGAGCTCTGGGGTCATGGATTATGGAGCCATAGCCAATACACTGGGGCTTAACCTATTCTTTTTTCTGGTGATGTTGACATTTTTAGCGGCTATGGTCAGTTTGTGGGTAGTGGTGAAATTCATTCACAGGTTATCGTTCAAGAATTTTACAACCTCCCGTAAAAAGGTGGATTGGAAAAGAATCATTTTCTCCTTTGTGCTCTGGGGGGCAATATCCTCCGGATTTGTTTTTTTGGACATCTATCTGTCCCCTGAAAATTATGAGTTCACCTTTGATGCAGTGCCCTTTTTTATTCTTTTGTTGCTTTCCATCATTTTTGTTCCCATTCAGACCAGCTTTGAAGAATATTTTACCCGAGGCTATTTAATGCAGTCCATCGGAATTGCGGCCAAGAATAGATGGCTGCCTTTTTTGGTAAGTTCTTCGCTCTTTGGACTGTTGCATATTTTCAATCCCGAGGTGGAAAAATTGGGATATGGAGTTTTGGTATTTTATATAGGTACAGGCTTTTTCCTGGGCATTTTGACCTTGATGGACGAAGGCTTGGAGCTGCCCTTGGGTTTTCACGCCGCCAACAACTTTTTCACGGCACTTTTGGTCACAGCGGATTGGATGGCATTCAACACCAATTCTATGTACAGGGATGTTTCCGAACCAGTTTTGGGATGGGATATCTTGGTTCCGGTTTTTATCATTTACCCCATTTTGCTGATTATCTTCGCAAAAATATATGGTTGGAACAATTGGAAGGAAAAGCTTTTTGGTCGCGTATTGTCCAAAGAAGAATTTGTAGCATTGACCGATGGAGAATCCGACTTGGCATAA